A section of the Pseudomonadota bacterium genome encodes:
- a CDS encoding nucleotidyltransferase domain-containing protein, translating into MDKRKAPEIAINYIDFLRKIDPNIKKAYLFGSYAKGNAIKNSDIDLAIVFENLSDTFDMQVLLMKLRRKFDNKIEPHAFRDSDFNTSNPLANEILSPTFAKKNKSNYI; encoded by the coding sequence ATGGATAAAAGAAAAGCTCCTGAAATAGCGATTAACTATATCGATTTTCTAAGAAAAATAGATCCGAATATTAAAAAAGCTTACCTTTTCGGTTCTTATGCAAAAGGGAATGCTATCAAAAACAGTGATATTGACCTGGCCATAGTATTTGAAAATCTTTCCGACACCTTCGATATGCAAGTTCTTTTAATGAAGCTTAGAAGAAAGTTCGATAATAAAATCGAGCCACATGCTTTCAGAGATTCCGATTTTAATACTTCTAATCCTTTGGCTAATGAGATCCTTAGCCCGACATTCGCGAAGAAGAATAAATCAAATTATATTTAA